A window of Choloepus didactylus isolate mChoDid1 chromosome 21, mChoDid1.pri, whole genome shotgun sequence contains these coding sequences:
- the TUFM gene encoding elongation factor Tu, mitochondrial — MTSRRKCPLLLARAGFWSGIRSASTTPMAAATLLRAAPRISSLGVGATSLLQGLLRPLKAPALPLLCRGLAVEAKKSYVRDKPHVNVGTIGHVDHGKTTLTAAITKILAEGGGAKFKKYEEIDNAPEERARGITINAAHVEYSTAARHYAHTDCPGHADYVKNMITGTAPLDGCILVVAANDGPMPQTREHLLLAKQIGVEHVVVYVNKADAVQDSEMVELVELEIRELLTEFGYKGEETPVIIGSALCALEQRDPELGLKSVQKLLDAVDTYIPVPTRDLEKPFLLPIESVYSIPGRGTVVTGTLERGILKKGDECEFLGHNKSIRTVVTGIEMFHKSLERAEAGDNLGALVRGLKREDLRRGLVMAKPGSIQPHQKVEAQVYILSKEEGGRHKPFVSHFIPVMFSLTWDMACRVILPPGKELAMPGEDLKLTLVLRQPMILEKGQRFTLRDGNRTIGTGLVTDTPAMTEEDKELKWG; from the exons ATGACCTCCAGACGCAAGTGCCCTCTCCTATTGGCACGCGCGGGTTTCTGGTCCGGTATCCGGAGTGCAAGCACGACCCCAATGGCGGCCGCAACCCTGCTGCGCGCGGCGCCCCGCATCAGCA GCCTTGGCGTTGGCGCCACCTCTCTGTTGCAGGGTCTGTTGCGGCCGCTGAAGGCCCCGGCGCTGCCCCTCTTGTGCCGCGGCTTGGCCGTCGAGGCCAAAAAGAGCTATGTGCGCGACAAGCCCCATGTGAACGTGGGTACTATCGGCCATGTGGACCACGGCAAGACCACGCTGACTGCGGCCATCACCAAGA TTCTGGCggagggaggtggggccaagTTTAAGAAGTATGAGGAGATTGACAATGCACCGGAGGAGCGAGCTCGGGGGATCACAATCAACGCGGCCCACGTGGAGTATAGCACCGCTGCCCGCCACTATGCCCACACGGACTGCCCGGGTCATGCAGATTATGTCAAG AATATGATCACAGGCACTGCCCCCCTTGACGGTTGTATCCTGGTGGTAGCAGCCAATGATGGCCCCATGCCCCAGACCCGAGAGCATTTATTACTGGCCAAACAG ATTGGGGTAGAGCATGTTGTGGTGTATGTGAACAAAGCGGATGCTGTCCAGGACTCTGAGATGGTAGAGCTTGTTGAGCTGGAGATCCGAGAACTGCTCACTGAGTTTGGCTACAAAGGAGAGGAGACCCCGGTCATCATAGGCTCTGCCCTCTGTGCCCTTGAG CAACGTGACCCTGAGCTAGGCCTGAAGTCAGTGCAGAAGCTGCTGGACGCTGTGGACACTTACATCCCGGTGCCTACCCGGGACCTGGAGAAGCCTTTCCTACTGCCTATAGAGTCGGTTTACTCTATCCCTG GCCGGGGCACTGTGGTGACAGGTACACTGGAGCGTGGCATTTTGAAGAAGGGGGACGAGTGTGAGTTCCTGGGACACAACAAAAGCATTCGCACTGTGGTGACAG GCATTGAGATGTTCCACAAGAGTCTGGAGAGGGCAGAGGCAGGGGATAACCTCGGGGCCCTGGTCCGAGGCTTAAAGCGGGAAGACCTGAGGCGTGGCCTGGTTATGGCCAAGCCAGGTTCCATCCAGCCCCACCAGAAGGTGGAGGCACAG GTTTACATCCTCAGCAAGGAGGAGGGTGGCCGCCACAAACCCTTTGTATCCCACTTCATTCCTGTTATGTTCTCCCTGACTTGGGACATGGCCTGTCGTGTCATCCTGCCCCCAGGGAAG GAGCTTGCCATGCCAGGGGAGGATCTGAAGCTCACCCTCGTCTTGCGGCAGCCAATGATCTTAGAAAAGGGTCAGCGTTTCACCCTGCGAGATGGCAACCGGACCATTGGCACTGGCCTTGTCACCGATACGCCAGCCATGACTGAGGAGGACAAGGAGCTCAAATGGGGCTGA